GACCCACTTGAAGTGCAATACGTAATTGTGCACCTTAATCACGTTCTTCAAGCCGTTCAGAGTGACTGGCTTCGGGACGTCATCGACAAAGCGCGAACGCGAGTAATAGGATTAAAACCGGTCAAGAATTTACCATCTACTGCGATGGTTCAATTCTCCCTGAACTCTCCGGTGGCAGATAGTCTTCTTTTCGCTTGATTGCCTGAATGACAATAACGCAATTCTCGTACAAGTTCCTTTCAATATTTAGGATCGCAAAGCCTGCGGCCTCCAAGAATCGCCTTATGTCTTGCTCGCTATAGCGACGGATGATTCCCTCCATTTCGCGATTACGTGCGCTCGCCTCGTAGTACTGAGCTTCGATCGCTTTCCACTCCGGTCGCCTGGACAATTCCAGATGTATCGCATCTAAGAGCTTATTAATATTGGTGTCAACCGTAGATGTGGATAGCGAAAGTATTGCATTCCAATCGAGAACGCGACGGATTTCTTTGAGGCACGCTATCGGATCGTCTAGGGCAAAGACAACGTTCATCATCACGCAAGCATCGTAAGAGCGGTCGGCTTTTTGCCGTAGTCCACCGAGACAATCAGCGTGAATGACCTCGACTCGATCGAGTTGAGACTCCCTCTTCAGATTCTCCCTTAAACCTGCCACCATTTTACCATTCGGTTCAATGGCGTGGACCGTTCGGCCTGGCGTGCGCAGCAACTCTAATGTTGTGCTCCCCGTCCCGGCACCGACGTCTAAGCACTTTAAAGGCGCGGAGCCAATTTGTTCCACAACCTTTTCAACTAATTTCGTATGCTGCGAAAACTTCGCGACTACGGAATCGTAGCAATTCGCGTAACTGGTCCAGATGGTATCATTGTGAACAACGTCCATTAGAGAATTCCAAAGGTCTCCGCGTTGAACGAACGTAACGTGCAGTGCCACGCACCACAAACTCCTATCGTTTCGGACCCGAGAAGCAAACTTTTGCGCAATAACTAGTCCGTACTTCGGATGTCGAAATTGTAAAACCTCTGTATCAACATCAGGCTCCGAGCCCGCCGGGAATTGGCGAATTGAGTGGGCTGCGACATCGGATTCCCAATTGTCTAATTGCTTCATGAAGATCTTCACGTCGTCGCCGCGGTTCAGACAAAAAGGCGTAGCAACGAGGTGTTGAAATGCGGCATTCCAATCGACAAAAGAATATGTTTCTCCAAGGATGTATACTGGACCTAAACCGTGGAAAAGAGGTGGCTCGTCCCACTGCCTGGGTGTTCTCGCGGGCTCGCTGGTCGAAATGGTGTCATGTACTCGTGTAATCAGCAAATCTGGTCCATCGGCGCCACGTACGAAGATTTGCGGCGTTTGCTCCTCCCCTTTCATCTTTTCCAGGGCGTAGTTGAAGACGCTGCAGGCGGTGATTTCGCCATACTCCTCGGGCACAGTTCCAGGAGACCGAACAAGCGATCCACCGGATAGGGCCTTGATGACGTGGTTCGTGAAGAGACCAAGTTTCTCTTCAGGCTTACCAACCGCGACTTGGAGAGGCTCGGTGGCTGTCAGAAGAAAAGCGCCCTTTGTCGCATGCCGACGACCCCGTATTTCCCGTTCCTTTGCCCGATAAAGATATGCAGTTGATGCAGCTTCGGCGGCGTAGTCCTGAAACCCAATTGGCTGAACAGTCCTTTCTATCAAAGCTCGGGGTCCCCGAGACTCGAATAGGTCTGCTGCAGCGAGGCCGCTGTAACAACAGTCAAGAATCACTAAAACACAATTGCTTTTTGTCTTAAAAATCGCGTTGAAAAAATTCGCGCATAGGACATGACGGTTAGCGTTTGTCCTGTTCGTGTCGTGCATCGCAAGGCATAAATGTCCGCCGTCTGGA
This portion of the Pirellulales bacterium genome encodes:
- a CDS encoding methyltransferase domain-containing protein; translation: MPTHAFLVGNWRYENSNAVGGNLTYPENDINTLKAALSGKTLDPCEIQESLNDTAGDMVDKLNTFVALPQPEDLLLVYYSGHGFPDGGHLCLAMHDTNRTNANRHVLCANFFNAIFKTKSNCVLVILDCCYSGLAAADLFESRGPRALIERTVQPIGFQDYAAEAASTAYLYRAKEREIRGRRHATKGAFLLTATEPLQVAVGKPEEKLGLFTNHVIKALSGGSLVRSPGTVPEEYGEITACSVFNYALEKMKGEEQTPQIFVRGADGPDLLITRVHDTISTSEPARTPRQWDEPPLFHGLGPVYILGETYSFVDWNAAFQHLVATPFCLNRGDDVKIFMKQLDNWESDVAAHSIRQFPAGSEPDVDTEVLQFRHPKYGLVIAQKFASRVRNDRSLWCVALHVTFVQRGDLWNSLMDVVHNDTIWTSYANCYDSVVAKFSQHTKLVEKVVEQIGSAPLKCLDVGAGTGSTTLELLRTPGRTVHAIEPNGKMVAGLRENLKRESQLDRVEVIHADCLGGLRQKADRSYDACVMMNVVFALDDPIACLKEIRRVLDWNAILSLSTSTVDTNINKLLDAIHLELSRRPEWKAIEAQYYEASARNREMEGIIRRYSEQDIRRFLEAAGFAILNIERNLYENCVIVIQAIKRKEDYLPPESSGRIEPSQ